Genomic segment of Drosophila takahashii strain IR98-3 E-12201 chromosome X, DtakHiC1v2, whole genome shotgun sequence:
TGCGCAGCCGCAGTGCGGCAAGCGATTCTTCAGCGCCTCGGAGCTGAAGCACCACCAGATCGCCCACTCCCAGCTGCGTCCCTTCGCCTGTCCCATCTGTCCGGCGCGATTCCTGCGCAAGTCCAATCACAAACAGCACCTCAAGGTGCACGAGCGCTAAACtattgatttcaagaacactaGGGATCACTAAGGAgaaattaacataatttagcCATTAAggtaaaataaacatttattaaaaagtaaactacaaaataattaaattattttataataatatccgATTAAGAACTGCAAGCCTTTCCCCTATTTGCTCAAATCCAATCCACAACATCTGAGATGCGCTTTCCATTCAATATAAGAGTTTATTTGTATATACGAATTCTGTTTGTCTTTATCTGCATGCTTGCAtattagatatatatatatgtatatatttgtatttatacttCATAAAGTTACGGGTAGGGGGTTGCTGGTCTGCGGTTGTGATCACGATCCTGTCGATCGGAGTCCCAGGACTGTTGACTGTTGCTGCGCATGTTCGCCttctttgctttgctttgtttCGTTAGGCATAACTTAAGgattacattacattattaGCGGGTTTAGCcggaaatacaaaaacaattgtttaATTCAAAGCCAGTGGGGTGGTTCAGAACCGTATTTAGAGCcaattaacaaaacaaaatctcGTTCGCGGTCGTTTATTCGATTGATTGCCAATCAGGATTACTACGTGCGAAACTTAAAAGCAACAAAGGGGGGGAAACAATAgacaaaacttaaattaaagctACGCCGTGGTCAGCGGGCAAGTGCGCTAGCCAACACTGGCTGTCGCGCACTATGCTCTTTTCAACACTGGGCGGTAcagttatttttggttttaacagcgaaagacgaaaaaaaaaggaggattAAAATAATCtgcaaaagtaaaaccaaataGAACTCGAACTTAAACAGGTTTAGGCTCTTTAGATTTTAAGATAAGCTAGCGAATTTCGTTACATTTATAGACTTAAGATCTAGACCCAAGAAAAACGCGCACTTGCCAAGCAAAATCCGGTCAACGCCGGCAAACCATATTGCATATTGGTTGAGCTACCGGTTCGAGTCCGAGGGGCGATGAGAAATATGAATCTCTCTCTCGTTTGGTACACAATAAATGCATTTCTGAACATAACGGGTCCTCAGACGGGCCTGACTTGGTTTGCggcattaaaattttgttgggCAAGTGCTTTACATATAGGATATATGATCGCATTTTACGGACATTACAACTAACAAGAGCTGACTGCATTTTAAGAGTTGGCAAATTTTTGTAACACACACGTACTAAGCGAAAATCGAAACGTTTAACAACCATCATCAAACGGATATACATAGATATATGTACTTGTAATCCCATACTCGATCAAGTGGAGGTCCTGCGTGAATAATTTCATCATATTTGGTCTTATGTACATTTGCAATGTATGgtagagtgtgtgtgtgtgtgtctgtgtgtgtaaGCTTCAAGCTTGATAAATCCCAGTTCCTGTTTTGCTCATCCATTTTTGTTCCAAATCACCGATATAATTGTTTTGCTTCTTTCTCAAAGAATTTTGACTTGCTCGCTTCTAGCGCTACCAACTCTACGCACACAGATTCTGGGGGCTTCTTTCGGAAGGGGCTTGTGTGTTCCTGGTCGGTTTGGTTATTTTCtctcttttattttgtatgtaaaacttttttaaaaaaattgttgctcCTTATCGAAAACTGCCATTCTCCACGTACGTTTCCACCTACACAATATATAGTCCTAAACTTTTAACGCCAAATACATGTTCTCTCTCATATATGCTTGTAAAGATATATATCCCACATGTAAGTGTGTGCTCTTTGTATATAGATATATCTCTATCGGTATCTTTATCTGTATCTGACTTGCATCTAccatttgttttcattttgctCCAGTATGTACTCGTATATAATTTGCCTGAACTTATTTCATATGTGCTCTCAGAATTGTTCTTGGTTTTCTCGCTGAAACCCATTCCGATTCTCATTTTGCTTTCCCCGTGGAGCTTCTAACCAGCAACACTGACCATTGATTAGCTTTAACATCGATGTACATCTagtttttttggtttcttgGATTTCACTGTTCATGTGGCCAATGGtaccgcgaattcttgaggATACTCCATTCTATTCCTCTTCTGTTCATCAGTGTTACTAGGTTCTCTGGTTTTAAGCTCCGGGAAATTGAAAACCGGAACCTTCGCTTACGACATGGAACTGCACGGCAGCCGCGGCGATCCCATCTGCGTGAGCACGCGGTCCAGCCACTGGAGCGGCCCGTTAAGGTGCAGCTCGATCCAGCAGGGCGTCGAGGTGACCGTCTGGCGGCGATACTCGGCGCCCCAGCCCTTGACGAACGACATGCGGATGGTGCACATGCGCGTCAGCTGGTAGACGGCCTCGAATCCCTGCGACACGGACTGCGACAGCAGGGCGGCGAACTCCTGGTTGTTGAAGATCTTCAGATTGCACCCAGGCGGTATCTTGCACACGGTGGCCGGATGCCAACCGTACCGCTGATTGCAATTGGGGCTCTGGACAAAGATGGACGAGTCGCTGAGGCATTCGGCAAAGACCTCGCCGCCAATATAGTAGAGCCGTACGCCCTTGCCGATGTGGCGACGCGTCTGCTCGACGACCTCGTTGCGATTCACATTGGAGAGCAGGCCGAGGCAGAAGCGCTCCGAGTTGGAGGGATCGGTGAAGCCGTCCACCGTGATCGAGGGCTGCGAGGCGTGGAAGGTCTCGCCGACGCGCGTATTCAGCTCGTAGTAGGAGATGGAGCACCAGAAGGCCGGCTCGTGGTACATCACCGGGGCTGCATCGGCGGGGGGCGTCAGGCGCGACATGTTCATGTTGTCGTTGGGATCGATGGGGTCGCCATCCTCGCTCATGTAGCCGGGCGGCGGGGTGCCGGTGTTGGGAATGCTGCTGCCCACACTGAGCACACTCGACTGGGAGTCCATGTTTTGGCCAAAggactgctgttgctgttgataGGCggcggacgaggaggaggaggacgacgaggCGGAGGCGGCAGTTGCGGGCGTCGAGCTGGCCGAGGAGGATACGGAAACGGGACCGCTGCCGGTACCGCCCAATTCCATGTACTGCGGCGGACTCAACGAGGCGCTGCGAATGATGGCCGCATTGTAGTCGGTGTTGTTGGGTATCTGGTGCGTGTGGTTGTCCAGCGGATAGTCGACAATGGAGTCGGGCGGAGTGGGCAGCGACTTGGGCACCAGGATGGACAACTCGATCTTCTTGTAGTGATAGGGATTGATGCAGATCTCCTCCTTGCGCAGATGGAAGGCGTACTCGCAGTGGTCGAGGGGCTTCAGttcattctgcgactggagatCCGGCCAGCGCCACAAACGGCAGTAGATGACGTGCGGCAGACCCTTGCGCAGATGCTCGCCGGCGGGAGCTGGCTTGCTGCGCGGCACCGTCACGCACCTCGTCTGGCAGTTCTGCGTGGAGATGGCCCGCTCGAGCTCCTCCAGCTGCGAGTTCTTCTTGATCTTCTTGACCAGATTCTTGACCGCCTTCTCCGACCACTTGCCCTCGACGCTGTTGTCCTCGTTGCCCTTTTTGAGTGCTAACAAACGCTTGACCACCTGCGGGGTGAATGGCAACATCTCAGGGTCTTCAGGGGTTTCTGCTCCTCTTTCTCCTCCGCTTTGCTACTCCTCTTGATCGCCTGGAATACTGGAACTGTAACTGTAACTGGAACGCTGCTCCTGCTTCCCGCTGGTGTATTTCTGATCTGGAATAGTGGAATAAGTTTAGTTGTGCGTGCTTTGGCAATTAAAACCTGATAATTGGCTTGCATGTATAtgtgatgtgtgtgtgtgtgtgagcggcTGGATCTGATAAAAGCCCGACCCTGATGACGATGTTTGTGATAATTGCCTGAGCGTGTGTGCGTAATCTATTCAATTTTGcctcagattcagattcacatTTCTTCAGGAATCGaattcaattttgatttcCAATCGCCAATTGCAAATCTGTCTGCGTGGGTTGCTATTGTTGTTatgctttttgttgttgtcccCAACAAGGTCAAATGTCTGCGCTTGCAGACGCTTTTTGTTCATGTAGTTGAATTGAGTTACAGCAGccaaagaaaacagaaaacagaaacagaacgagaatatatatgtacacacGCCTAATCTGTGGGCAGTTTGGAATTTTCCATCTTATCGAAGGCGGGGCAATAAATTACCGAAAATAACAAAGGCCACGAGCGTCGCAGGCAGAAGGGGTTTCGATTGaagcataataataataataaataataaaatgtgcaTGAAAAGCGAAAATTGCACACACAGCCGATTTGGTTTGGAATGTATCTCTGTATCTGTGTCTGTATCCATGTGTATACACACattgttatatatatatatattacctGTAACGGTACCGGCAACTCGAGCTCCTCGGTTGTCCTGCTCTTGCTCCTGCGGCGGCTCCTTAAACGTGTGGCGCCCTCTCACTCGCACGCACACGGCCTCCGGATCCAGATGCACGGGCACGGGAACGGTAACGGTAACCAAACGGCACCGGAACCGGGCGCACACATCCAGACGACGGGATGGGGGGTGGTGGTCTGGAAAGGGGGCGTGTGGTGGCCACcgctttttcgaatttctgtgTGTATATATCTTGTGTGCGCGCCAGAAAGTGACAGCTATACGCACACGCACACCAATGCACAGTCTCCGGACACCGACAGGCAAGTcaggcacacaaacacacacacacacaggggcGCACAACAAGAACAGAGAACttcttaattattaatttatcaactCCAACACCGCCTTGTTGTTTGTTTCTtgggcttttgtttttattcgcTATAATTTCGTAGTTCCCTTTGCTCCGAATTGCGCTCcaataaactaatttaatattttgcgtTTCGCGATTTTGCTGATATACTTTCAGTATATAGATACCGAAAATCCCTGCGAAACCCGATAACTTTATCGATGAATATTCAATTAATCATATGGTATATTTGGTATACTTTCAGTATATGAATACAGAAAATCCCAGCGTGACAGGAGCGTGTCTTCGTTAACGTAGCCGGGACGCAACCCAGATGTTGCTGGgataattcaaatttaaaacttatttttatgtGGAAAATTGGGATTTGGGTTTTTcggtaaaaatttgacttttttctttttgtattttacctgtaacttggccaaaaatggtcttacaccgaaaatacatactgttttgaacagataacaaaataatatgagactttccgtgtgattttggaaaaataaaatattcgtcaattttccattttttttaagggggtACATCAAGATTTTTTGCacaggtttgaatgccaagactttccgtgtgattttggaaaaataaaatattcgtcaattttccattttttttaagggggtACATCAAGATTTTTTGCacaggtttgaatgccaattgattgcaaatttaataacgagttcagaaaggtatgacaacccatatttggattaatatttccgttgttacggtcaaaaaacaaatttttttttcgtggaaaaatccgtatacgtttttttggtaaaaagaTGAATTTTTCTTTGGTAAACCTCAATCAGTTTCGGGAATATGCCCACTACAAGCAAGGATATAGCCAGTCGATGCTTTTGAACTTAGTagatttattgttttgattttactttTCGGTAATTGTCAACTAAAGGATgcgactgcaactgcaactgaagTCAAGTGCGCGAAACGCGCCAGGACTTCTGCAGCGCCTGCTTGACGAGCTCATCGGGCGAGGGCGTGTCGAAGCGGAATCTCTTCACCTGGCTGCCGTACTCCTCCCGCCGGCACATCCTCAGATGCTGCCGCTCCAGCCGGGTGACGGCGTACTCCAGCCGTGGCTTCCTCGGCTCCGGATAGCCCACTACAGCGTCCAGCATTTGGCCAATGGGTCCCGGCTGCTCCGGATAGTCGGTGCGGGCGGGCGCCTCCTCCGGCTCCTCCTCCGAACGCCGCCTGTGGGCCAGGAGGCCACCGGTGGGAGTGGTCCTCCTGGAATTTCCGCGATCGCAGGCAATGAAGGGTATGTCGAAGGTTTCCCGGCTGCTAATTAGCTGACGCGCCTTGCTGGCCGACTCCTTGGGCGGCGCATCCTTGCTGCCGGCTATCACGGTGGACGAGAGATCGATGAGCGGCGGATCGCCGCCCTCGTCCCGCAGCTGCAGCTGATCCAGCCGCGCCAGAAGCGGAATATTCGGAATATTAGGGATATTCGGGGGCTCCGCTGCCAGCGGGGGAATCCCGAAGCCCCCCTTGTTCTCGCTCTCCGATCGCTGGCGTCGCCGCAGCTGGATCTCGTTGAGCAGCAGCTGGTTGTGGGCCTCCGCCGCTTGACGGGATTCCGCCGACGATGCCgcttgcagttgcagttgcggAATTTTCAGCTGCGGAATTACGAATCTGGGCGTCGTTTGTGGGGGCGTGCCGCCTGTGCTGCTCAATTGGGTGGCTTCGCTGGCGTTGGGCAGGCCAAACTTGGCCTGGATCGCCTGGTGGAGGGTCTGCGTCGGATTGCTGGCCATCTTTGGGTTTTGGGCCAAGATTCCAGCCTTTGATGAcgaattttcacttttttgtttagccttctcgtttgttattgttttcttCGCGcgccgtgtgtgtgtgtgtgtgtgtgtgtgaggtgACGTTGTATGGGGGGGCAGGGTTGTCAAGTAGCCTGCATATTTTATCAGTTggattatgatttattttccaaacACTTCTTTACTCACTAAAAGATTTATAATTCATTCTTTTTATACAAGTCTaaagaaaattgtaatttttttaatcaaacatCAGATGAACACTTTGACATGATATGATTCGCTTTCCAAACATTTCCTAACTCATTAAAAGATTTCTAGTTAACttgttattttataaaaatctaaagaaaatatatatttttttagtcaaACATCAGATAAACACTTTTCTTTGAAATGTCGCTTTCCAAACATTTCTTAACACACTAcaagatttttaattaatttttttttataaaaatcaaaaaaaatgtccttatttttattcatacgAACATTTGTGGGCACTCGACAACACTGGCCACCAGCTGAGCAGCCcgccaaatttaaattcaaatttttcaaGCTTCCCACTTGGACAATATtcttaactaaaaaaaacaaaaactcccaTTTTATATCCATTAATTTCCTTAATTATCCAAATTTAACTTCTGTGGtggaaattgtatttataaatattttttggaacaTTCgtgttgtgaaaaaaatgcaatttgatCGCAGATCCTGGGGCTGTGGCGGCTTTAAGCGTGGTCCAGCCGGCAGATTGGGCCCTCCTCCACCATCTTCAGATCGACCTTGGGTCCGACCAAATCCCGGATGTTATTAATGCCGTACTTGATCATGGTGGGCCGCTCCAGCGACAGGCCCCAGGCGATGACGTTCACGTTCTCCGGCAGGCCCATGGGCAGCAGCATCTCCGGCCGGAAGACGCCCGAGTTGCCCACCTCGATCCACCGGGCCAGGCCGGGGTGATAGCAGAAGATCTCCATGCTGGGCTCCGTGTACGGATTGTAGGCGGGCTTAAACTCCAGCTGCGTGATGCCCAGCTTGCGGAAGAACTCGTACAGCGTGCCAATGAGATCGCCCAGCGTCAGGCCAACGTCAGCGATCACACCCTCCACCTGATGGAACTCCGCCAGATGGGTGGCGTCCAGCGTTTCGTTGCGGAACACCTTGTCGATGCTAAAGTACTTGGCCGCCTTGAAGCCGCCCTCCTGGTTGGCCAGCTTGTACAGCATCCTGGCGCTCACGGCTGTCGTGTGAGTGCGCAGCAGATTCTTCTGCGCCTCCTCCAGCTTCCAGTCGTAGCCGTAGCCCTTCGACCCGTAGCCGCCCACCGAGTGGACCTTCTTCACCCGCTCCAGATAGTCCTGCGGGAACTTGTGGCTCCTGGCCGGATGATTGACGAAGAACGTGTCGTGGGCATCGCGAGCGGGATGCTGTTGCGGCTGATAGAGCGCATCGAAGTTCCAGAACGACGACTCCACGTAGTTGTTGGTGGGCATCTCGGAGAAGCCCATCTCGAGGAATATCTGCCGGAACTCGGTGCGCACCTTGAGCAGCGGATGCAGATGTCCGCGCGTTGGCGGCGCACCCAAGGCATCGAAATTGTAGGCCTTGAACTTGAGCTGATCCCACAGGCCGCTGGCGAGCATTTCCACGGTGAGATCGGTCTCCAGTTTGGTCAGAGTGGTGGCGAACTCGGGGCCGCGTGAGAGGACAAAACTCTTGGTGGTCGTCTCCTGGAGGAGCTTGCGCTTCTTGAAGTCGCCCACCTCCTTGGCGGGCAACTGGTCGCCCCTGCCCTCGGCcacctgctgcagctgctggcgCACCACATCCGTGATGGCATCCACCTTGCGCCGCACCAGCGGCGGACTGACGCTCTTGTCCACCAGTATCCAGCCGTGGGACATGGCCTTGCTGAAGCCCACCTTGGCGTTTGCTCCGCCGGCGGCCATCAGGGCAGCCTGGGCTATGCCCTCCGCGGGAATGGCGGCGTAGACCAGTGCCTCATGACTGCCGTGCTCCACGACGGCGCGACCCTCGTCCGTGAGGCCCAGGCTCTTGTGGGTGGCCGTTTCCGCGGTGACCAAATCGCCATGCGCCTGAATGCTCTTCAAGGCGCCCACGATCTTCTGGTGGTCCTCGCCGAACTGAGCGGCCAGGTCCAGGGTGTCCACCTTGTCGGCGGTCTCCAGCTGCTGGAGAATGCGCTCCGTGAGATCGGGATGCATCGCTGTGGGTTTAATTCACGGGCAAAATGGTAAATTCAATTCCGGAATCTGAATCTCGTGTGTTGCCACAACGCAACCTATCGGGGTGTATCGGGTATCGTGTATCGATATCGGTAGTGCTGGCAGGAAGCCAGTGTTGGCCAACCAAGGTGgcaaaaagctttaaaaagctacatttaatatcaaattaatgGGATGAATATTGAAATCTTAGCAATTTAATAAGTAACTAATTTAGCACATACCATTTAAGAAAACTGTCcctcaataaaatatactgTCAAGCCGAAAGCCTTAGTTGCTAGCGCTCTAAAATTCTCAGTTAGCTCATAGTTTTACACTGTAAGTTAgccttatataaataaaaataaataaaataataactaacTAATTTAGCACATATCATTTAAGAAAACTGTCCCCCAATAAAATATACAGTCAAGGCGAAAGCCTTAGTTGCTAGCGCTCTAAAATTCTCAGTTAGCTCATAGTTTTACACTGTAAGTTAgccttatataaataaaaataaataaaataataactaacTAATTTAGCACATACCATTTAAGAAAACTGTCCCCCAATAAAATATACAGTCAAGGCGAAAGCCTTAGTTGCTAGCGCTCTAAAATTCTCAGTTAGCTCATAGTTTTACACTGTGAGTtagctttatttaaataaataaataaataataagcaTTTAGTGAAACAACTCCAaattatttatacaaaatGGTAGAATTGAAATATAGCTACTTTTAGCTAGCACATTTCCCGCTAGGCAGTACACCTGCGCCCAGAACAGCTGTTCAACACTGCTGGCTGGCCGTTCTTATTGGACGAAGGCATTCGAAAAAAGGACGCGAATCGCGAATCCTGGCGAGCAACGGGCCACCATGCTCAAGTCGCTCAAGCCGGACACGTACGCCGGCATGGCGAACGCCAAGTGCGGCGAGATCTACTTCCAGAGCCTGCACAGCTTCCGCATCGACTGCGTCTTCTGCGAGATGAAGAGCTTCGTGTTCGGCGACTTCCTGCTCCACGTCCAGAATGTCCACTTTGAGAACGGGCTGCTCAAGACGGAGGCGGC
This window contains:
- the Smox gene encoding mothers against decapentaplegic homolog 3 yields the protein MLPFTPQVVKRLLALKKGNEDNSVEGKWSEKAVKNLVKKIKKNSQLEELERAISTQNCQTRCVTVPRSKPAPAGEHLRKGLPHVIYCRLWRWPDLQSQNELKPLDHCEYAFHLRKEEICINPYHYKKIELSILVPKSLPTPPDSIVDYPLDNHTHQIPNNTDYNAAIIRSASLSPPQYMELGGTGSGPVSVSSSASSTPATAASASSSSSSSSAAYQQQQQSFGQNMDSQSSVLSVGSSIPNTGTPPPGYMSEDGDPIDPNDNMNMSRLTPPADAAPVMYHEPAFWCSISYYELNTRVGETFHASQPSITVDGFTDPSNSERFCLGLLSNVNRNEVVEQTRRHIGKGVRLYYIGGEVFAECLSDSSIFVQSPNCNQRYGWHPATVCKIPPGCNLKIFNNQEFAALLSQSVSQGFEAVYQLTRMCTIRMSFVKGWGAEYRRQTVTSTPCWIELHLNGPLQWLDRVLTQMGSPRLPCSSMS
- the LOC108055734 gene encoding uncharacterized protein, which produces MASNPTQTLHQAIQAKFGLPNASEATQLSSTGGTPPQTTPRFVIPQLKIPQLQLQAASSAESRQAAEAHNQLLLNEIQLRRRQRSESENKGGFGIPPLAAEPPNIPNIPNIPLLARLDQLQLRDEGGDPPLIDLSSTVIAGSKDAPPKESASKARQLISSRETFDIPFIACDRGNSRRTTPTGGLLAHRRRSEEEPEEAPARTDYPEQPGPIGQMLDAVVGYPEPRKPRLEYAVTRLERQHLRMCRREEYGSQVKRFRFDTPSPDELVKQALQKSWRVSRT
- the alpha-PheRS gene encoding phenylalanine--tRNA ligase alpha subunit — encoded protein: MHPDLTERILQQLETADKVDTLDLAAQFGEDHQKIVGALKSIQAHGDLVTAETATHKSLGLTDEGRAVVEHGSHEALVYAAIPAEGIAQAALMAAGGANAKVGFSKAMSHGWILVDKSVSPPLVRRKVDAITDVVRQQLQQVAEGRGDQLPAKEVGDFKKRKLLQETTTKSFVLSRGPEFATTLTKLETDLTVEMLASGLWDQLKFKAYNFDALGAPPTRGHLHPLLKVRTEFRQIFLEMGFSEMPTNNYVESSFWNFDALYQPQQHPARDAHDTFFVNHPARSHKFPQDYLERVKKVHSVGGYGSKGYGYDWKLEEAQKNLLRTHTTAVSARMLYKLANQEGGFKAAKYFSIDKVFRNETLDATHLAEFHQVEGVIADVGLTLGDLIGTLYEFFRKLGITQLEFKPAYNPYTEPSMEIFCYHPGLARWIEVGNSGVFRPEMLLPMGLPENVNVIAWGLSLERPTMIKYGINNIRDLVGPKVDLKMVEEGPICRLDHA